The Yersinia intermedia genome window below encodes:
- the ampR gene encoding LysR family transcriptional regulator AmpR: MVRSYIPLNSLRAFEAAARQLSFTKAAIELNVTHAAISQQVKALEQRLNCRLFIRISRGLVLTTEGENLLPILNDSFDRIAGTLDRFSAGVMREKVRVGVVGTFATGYLLPRLRDFQQRYPHVDVSLSTHNNRVDVVAEGLDYAIRYGNGAWHDTESQFLCDAPLAPLCAPSLAGCLRNPDDLQKFTLLRSYRRDEWSAWFSAAGGCVPSPSQQIMVFDSSVSMLEAAQAEIGIALAPPSMFTHLLLRERIIQPFSTTISLGGYWLTRLQSRTETAAMREFSLWLLSEMKSE; encoded by the coding sequence ATGGTACGTAGTTATATTCCACTAAATTCACTTCGCGCCTTCGAAGCCGCAGCCAGACAGTTAAGTTTTACTAAGGCTGCTATCGAATTAAATGTGACTCATGCGGCAATAAGCCAGCAGGTCAAAGCGCTGGAACAACGCCTCAATTGCCGTTTGTTTATTCGTATTTCACGCGGATTAGTGTTAACAACAGAAGGTGAGAATCTACTACCGATCCTTAATGATTCCTTTGATCGTATAGCGGGCACGCTAGACCGTTTTTCCGCTGGGGTAATGCGTGAGAAAGTCAGAGTGGGGGTTGTTGGGACCTTCGCTACCGGCTATCTCCTGCCGCGCCTGAGGGATTTTCAACAACGTTATCCACATGTAGATGTTTCACTTTCCACACACAACAACCGTGTTGATGTGGTGGCTGAAGGGCTGGATTATGCTATTCGCTATGGCAATGGTGCTTGGCATGATACTGAGTCGCAATTTTTATGCGATGCGCCACTTGCTCCTTTGTGTGCTCCCTCGTTAGCGGGATGTTTACGCAATCCTGATGACCTGCAAAAATTTACGCTGCTTCGTTCCTATCGCCGCGATGAGTGGTCGGCATGGTTTAGTGCTGCTGGGGGATGTGTCCCTTCACCTTCTCAGCAAATAATGGTGTTCGATTCGTCAGTGAGCATGCTGGAAGCGGCACAGGCAGAAATAGGTATCGCACTGGCTCCACCGTCCATGTTTACGCACCTGTTACTCAGAGAACGTATCATCCAGCCATTTAGTACGACGATTAGCCTGGGTGGGTATTGGTTAACTCGGCTACAATCCCGCACAGAAACTGCCGCGATGCGGGAGTTTTCACTATGGTTATTGTCTGAGATGAAATCTGAGTGA
- the ampC gene encoding class C beta-lactamase, with product MLKKSVINTLVFTAIATSPFYTSAQTILTEQQVAVIVNNTLKPLIEQQNIPGMAVAVFYDGKPQFFNYGVADIKADIPVTENTLFELGSVSKTFTGIAGEYAMQTGIMNLNDPVTEYAPELTGSQWQDVKMLHLATYTAGGLPLQLPDSVTDQKSLWQYYQQWQPQWAPGVMRNYSNASIGLFGALAVKRSQLTFEDYMKKYVFQPLKLTHTFITVPESMQSSYAWGYKDGQPVRVTLGMLGEEAYGVKTTTKDMVRYMQANMDPDSLPTENDKLKKAIIAAQSRYFQAGEMFQGLGWEMYNWPINPQRVIADSGNDIALKPRKVEELLPPHSATRASWVHKTGATNGFGAYIVFIPEENIGIVMLANKNYPNPVRVQAAYNILQALR from the coding sequence ATGTTGAAAAAGTCTGTAATCAATACCTTGGTCTTTACCGCTATCGCAACTTCGCCATTTTATACCTCGGCACAAACTATACTTACGGAGCAACAGGTTGCGGTTATCGTCAATAACACCCTTAAGCCGTTGATCGAACAACAGAATATCCCCGGTATGGCCGTCGCTGTATTTTATGATGGAAAACCACAGTTTTTTAACTATGGCGTAGCGGATATAAAAGCAGATATCCCAGTCACTGAGAATACGCTGTTTGAACTCGGTTCAGTAAGTAAGACCTTTACCGGAATAGCTGGGGAATATGCCATGCAAACCGGCATTATGAACCTTAATGATCCAGTGACGGAATACGCTCCTGAGCTAACAGGCAGTCAGTGGCAAGATGTGAAAATGCTGCATCTGGCGACCTACACTGCGGGGGGGCTACCTCTTCAACTGCCCGATTCGGTTACAGACCAAAAATCATTATGGCAATATTATCAGCAATGGCAGCCACAATGGGCACCTGGAGTGATGCGCAATTACTCCAATGCCAGTATTGGTTTATTCGGGGCGTTGGCGGTAAAAAGAAGCCAATTAACCTTCGAAGACTACATGAAGAAGTATGTGTTCCAGCCCTTAAAACTGACACACACTTTTATCACTGTCCCTGAATCGATGCAGTCAAGCTATGCATGGGGATATAAGGATGGTCAGCCAGTACGCGTCACGTTGGGCATGCTGGGTGAGGAAGCTTATGGGGTAAAAACCACCACGAAAGATATGGTGAGATATATGCAGGCCAATATGGACCCAGACAGCCTACCTACCGAAAACGATAAGTTAAAGAAAGCTATCATCGCGGCTCAGTCTCGCTATTTCCAGGCGGGGGAGATGTTCCAGGGGTTGGGATGGGAAATGTATAACTGGCCTATCAACCCGCAGCGGGTCATCGCCGACAGTGGCAATGATATCGCGTTGAAACCGCGTAAAGTTGAGGAGTTGCTGCCACCACACTCAGCAACACGGGCATCCTGGGTGCATAAGACCGGTGCTACCAATGGCTTTGGGGCTTATATTGTCTTCATCCCAGAGGAAAATATTGGCATCGTGATGTTAGCTAACAAGAATTACCCTAATCCTGTTCGCGTGCAAGCTGCCTATAATATTCTTCAGGCATTGCGTTGA
- a CDS encoding NAD(P)/FAD-dependent oxidoreductase produces the protein MEQFDVVVIGAGAAGLFCAAQAGQAGCRVLLVDNGKKAGRKILMSGGGRCNFTNLFAEPAAYLSHNPHFCKSALARYTQWDFIDLMNRYGIAWHEKALGQLFCDDSAQQVVELLLKECELGQVTIRLRSDVLSVEKSDTGFVLQINDLKVSTNSLVVASGGLSMPGLGASPFGYKLAEQFGLKVLPTRAALVPFTLHKPLLEHLQTLSGVSVPAVVTAENGVSFRESILFTHRGLSGPAILQLSSYWQAGEYVSINLLPDTDLDDFLDSERKAHPNQTLKNTLAQRLPKRLVECLQTLEQLPDVTLKQLNAPQQAALVANLQQWRVQPNGTEGYRTAEVTLGGVDTQELSSKTMGAHKVPGMYFIGEVVDVTGWLGGYNFQWAWSSAWACAQALAAEKQK, from the coding sequence GTGGAACAGTTTGATGTGGTAGTGATAGGTGCAGGTGCTGCGGGGCTATTTTGTGCCGCTCAGGCCGGGCAAGCAGGATGTCGGGTGTTACTGGTCGATAACGGCAAAAAGGCTGGGCGCAAAATACTGATGTCTGGTGGCGGTCGCTGTAATTTTACCAATCTCTTTGCGGAACCTGCCGCTTACCTGTCACACAATCCCCATTTCTGTAAATCCGCCTTGGCTCGTTATACCCAATGGGATTTCATCGATCTGATGAATCGCTATGGCATTGCCTGGCATGAGAAGGCGCTAGGGCAGTTGTTCTGCGATGACTCTGCTCAGCAGGTGGTTGAGCTATTACTGAAAGAGTGTGAGTTGGGGCAGGTCACGATTCGGTTGCGTAGTGATGTTTTGTCGGTTGAAAAAAGCGATACGGGGTTTGTATTACAAATTAATGATTTGAAAGTGAGCACTAACTCACTTGTTGTCGCTTCTGGTGGGCTATCTATGCCTGGACTAGGCGCTTCACCGTTCGGCTATAAGCTGGCGGAGCAGTTTGGTTTGAAAGTCCTCCCGACTCGTGCAGCATTAGTCCCCTTTACCTTGCACAAACCGCTGCTGGAACACCTGCAAACATTATCTGGTGTTTCAGTGCCTGCGGTGGTCACCGCCGAAAATGGCGTTAGCTTCCGTGAGAGTATTTTGTTTACTCATCGTGGGCTTTCTGGCCCGGCAATTTTACAACTTTCAAGCTATTGGCAGGCTGGTGAGTATGTGAGCATTAACTTACTTCCTGACACTGATTTAGACGATTTTCTCGACAGTGAGCGAAAAGCACACCCTAATCAGACACTGAAGAATACTCTGGCTCAGCGGTTACCTAAGCGGCTGGTGGAGTGTCTTCAAACCTTAGAGCAACTGCCAGACGTTACTCTGAAGCAATTAAATGCGCCGCAGCAGGCCGCGTTAGTCGCCAATCTTCAACAATGGCGAGTGCAACCCAATGGCACCGAGGGTTACCGTACTGCTGAGGTCACTCTTGGTGGTGTTGACACCCAAGAGCTCTCATCTAAGACAATGGGGGCCCATAAAGTGCCTGGAATGTACTTTATTGGCGAGGTCGTTGATGTCACTGGCTGGTTGGGTGGCTATAACTTTCAATGGGCCTGGAGCTCTGCCTGGGCCTGTGCGCAGGCATTGGCGGCTGAGAAGCAAAAATAA
- the pitA gene encoding inorganic phosphate transporter PitA: MLHLFAGLDFHTGLMLVLALLFVLFYEAINGFHDTANAVATVIYTRAMRSQVAVVMAGVFNFLGVMLGGLSVAYAIVHLLPTDLLLNVSSAHGLAMVFSMLLAAIIWNLGTWYFGIPASSSHTLIGAIIGIGLTNALMTSTSVVDALNVPKMIQIFLSLILSPIVGLVIAGLMVFLLRRYWNGSKKQQRIHLTPAEREKKDGKRKPPFWTRTALILSAIGVSFSHGANDGQKGIGLIMLVLIGVAPAGFVVNMSATGYDIARTRDAVTHLQQYYQQHVEVLPHAVALKPLVPAPETLPNTPAQFHCDSSRAMIAIDHAQTLLANLQSYDDLTVDQRSHMRRLLMCVAETAGTVAKLPETSAQDRRFLNNLRTDLLETVEYAPTWIIVAVALALSLGTMIGWKRVAVTIGEKIGKKGMTYAQGVSAQMTAAVSIGIASYTGMPVSTTQVLSSAVAGTMLVDGGGVQSKTVKNIMLAWVLTLPISILLSGGLYWVALKFI, from the coding sequence ATGCTACATCTTTTCGCTGGCCTGGATTTCCATACCGGCCTAATGTTAGTTCTTGCTTTGTTGTTCGTGCTGTTTTACGAAGCCATCAATGGTTTTCATGATACAGCCAATGCGGTTGCGACCGTAATCTATACCCGTGCCATGCGTTCACAGGTTGCTGTTGTGATGGCAGGGGTGTTTAACTTCCTCGGCGTGATGCTGGGCGGTTTGAGCGTGGCTTATGCCATCGTTCATTTATTGCCTACTGATCTGCTGTTAAACGTCAGTTCGGCACATGGGTTGGCTATGGTCTTCTCTATGCTGCTGGCGGCGATTATCTGGAATTTGGGCACTTGGTATTTCGGTATCCCAGCTTCCAGCTCTCATACGCTAATTGGTGCAATCATCGGTATTGGTTTAACCAATGCATTAATGACCAGTACATCTGTTGTAGATGCACTGAACGTTCCTAAGATGATTCAAATCTTCCTGTCATTAATCTTATCCCCGATTGTGGGTCTGGTTATTGCCGGGTTGATGGTGTTCCTGTTACGTCGTTACTGGAACGGGTCTAAAAAGCAGCAACGTATTCACCTGACACCCGCTGAACGTGAAAAGAAAGACGGTAAACGTAAACCGCCATTCTGGACCCGTACTGCGCTGATTCTATCGGCTATCGGTGTGAGTTTCTCTCATGGCGCTAACGATGGTCAGAAAGGGATTGGCTTGATCATGCTGGTATTAATCGGCGTGGCTCCGGCTGGGTTTGTCGTGAATATGAGTGCAACCGGTTATGATATTGCCCGCACCCGCGATGCAGTGACCCATCTGCAACAATATTATCAGCAACATGTTGAGGTATTACCTCATGCCGTTGCGCTAAAACCGCTGGTACCTGCACCAGAAACATTACCGAATACACCCGCACAGTTCCATTGTGATAGCTCACGCGCCATGATTGCTATTGATCATGCCCAAACGTTGTTGGCTAACCTGCAAAGCTATGACGACCTGACGGTCGATCAACGCAGCCATATGCGTCGCTTGCTGATGTGTGTTGCCGAAACCGCAGGGACGGTTGCCAAACTGCCTGAAACCAGTGCTCAAGACCGTCGTTTCCTCAATAATCTGCGTACAGATTTGTTGGAAACTGTGGAATATGCGCCGACCTGGATCATCGTTGCCGTCGCTCTGGCCCTCTCTTTGGGTACCATGATTGGCTGGAAACGTGTGGCAGTCACCATCGGTGAGAAAATCGGTAAGAAAGGCATGACTTACGCGCAAGGGGTTTCAGCCCAGATGACTGCGGCGGTTTCCATCGGTATTGCGAGTTATACCGGTATGCCTGTATCGACAACGCAAGTGCTCTCTTCCGCCGTTGCCGGGACCATGTTGGTTGATGGCGGTGGTGTTCAGAGTAAAACCGTGAAGAACATTATGTTGGCTTGGGTATTAACCTTACCAATCTCTATTCTTCTTTCCGGTGGGCTGTACTGGGTGGCACTGAAATTTATTTAA
- the uspB gene encoding universal stress protein UspB translates to MISTVALFWALCVVCVINMARYYSSLRALLVVLRGCDPLLYQYVDGGGFFTSHGQPSKQIRLVGYIFAQRYLDHHDPEFIRRCERLRGQFILTSALCGLVVVSLVGLMLWY, encoded by the coding sequence ATGATCAGTACCGTCGCGCTTTTTTGGGCTTTGTGTGTGGTATGTGTGATTAATATGGCACGTTATTATTCATCTCTGCGTGCTTTGTTAGTGGTATTACGTGGCTGCGACCCGTTGCTGTATCAATATGTTGATGGTGGTGGATTTTTTACCTCTCACGGTCAGCCGAGCAAACAAATTAGATTAGTGGGTTACATTTTTGCCCAACGTTATCTTGATCATCATGATCCAGAATTTATCCGCCGCTGTGAGAGACTACGTGGGCAATTTATACTGACCAGCGCATTATGTGGCTTGGTAGTGGTCAGTCTGGTGGGCTTAATGTTGTGGTATTAG
- the uspA gene encoding universal stress protein UspA: MAYKHILIAVDLSPESKVLVEKAVSMARPYNAKVSLIHVDVNYSDLYTGLIDVNLGDMQKRISEETHNALTELSQNAGYPIEQTLSGSGDLGQVLVDAIKKYDMDLVLCGHHQDFWSKLMSSARQLINTVHVDMLIVPLRDEENGEDD, encoded by the coding sequence ATGGCTTACAAACACATTCTGATTGCGGTTGACCTATCTCCAGAAAGTAAGGTATTGGTGGAAAAGGCGGTCTCCATGGCCAGACCGTACAATGCCAAAGTTTCCCTGATCCATGTTGATGTTAACTACTCAGATCTCTATACCGGTCTGATCGACGTTAATCTTGGCGATATGCAAAAACGTATCTCTGAAGAAACCCATAATGCATTAACTGAGCTTTCGCAAAATGCAGGCTACCCGATTGAGCAAACCCTGAGTGGTAGCGGCGATTTGGGTCAGGTACTGGTTGATGCTATTAAGAAATATGATATGGACTTGGTATTATGCGGTCATCATCAGGATTTCTGGAGCAAGTTGATGTCTTCAGCACGCCAACTGATCAATACCGTACATGTCGATATGCTTATCGTGCCACTGCGTGATGAAGAAAATGGTGAAGATGATTAA
- the gdhA gene encoding NADP-specific glutamate dehydrogenase: MNGLTSLESFLESLQQRDANQPEYLQAVREVFTSLWPFLEQNPHYREQSLLERLVEPERVIQFRVAWTDDQGNVQVNRAWRVQFNSSIGPYKGGMRFHPSVNLSILKFLGFEQTFKNALTTLPMGGGKGGSDFNPKGKSQAEVMRFCQALMMELYRHLGPDTDVPAGDIGVGGREVAFMSGMMKKLSNNTACVFTGKGLSFGGSLIRPEATGYGLVYFTDAMLKRHGLGFEGRKVSVSGAGNVAQYTIEKAMELGARVITASDSGGTVVDEAGFTPEKLAHLAEIKNKRYGRIEDYARERNLVYLADQQPWSVPVDIALPCATQNELDLPAARQLIANGVKAVAEGANMPTTIQATDAFLEAGVLFAPGKAANAGGVATSGLEMAQNAARLSWKAEKVDVRLHHIMLDIHQSCVEYGGEGKQTHYVHGANIAAFVKVADAMLAQGVL; encoded by the coding sequence ATGAATGGTTTAACTTCTCTGGAGTCGTTTTTAGAATCTTTACAACAACGTGATGCCAACCAACCAGAATATCTCCAAGCAGTACGTGAAGTGTTCACGTCACTTTGGCCCTTTCTGGAGCAAAACCCACATTACCGTGAACAAAGTCTACTGGAGCGCTTAGTCGAGCCAGAACGCGTTATTCAATTCCGTGTTGCCTGGACTGATGACCAAGGTAACGTTCAGGTTAACCGCGCCTGGCGCGTTCAGTTTAACTCGTCGATTGGCCCTTATAAGGGCGGAATGCGTTTTCACCCATCAGTAAACTTATCGATTCTTAAGTTCCTTGGTTTTGAACAAACCTTTAAAAATGCCCTGACGACCCTGCCTATGGGCGGTGGTAAAGGCGGTTCTGACTTTAATCCTAAAGGTAAAAGCCAGGCTGAAGTGATGCGCTTTTGTCAGGCACTGATGATGGAACTGTATCGTCATCTCGGCCCGGATACCGATGTTCCTGCGGGTGATATTGGTGTTGGTGGTCGTGAAGTGGCGTTTATGTCCGGCATGATGAAAAAACTGTCGAATAACACCGCGTGTGTCTTCACCGGCAAAGGTCTCTCCTTCGGCGGTAGCCTGATTCGCCCGGAAGCCACCGGTTATGGTTTGGTCTATTTCACCGACGCCATGCTAAAACGCCACGGCTTAGGTTTTGAAGGCCGAAAAGTCTCGGTTTCCGGTGCCGGAAATGTCGCGCAATATACCATTGAAAAAGCCATGGAGCTGGGTGCCAGAGTGATTACCGCTTCTGACTCAGGTGGTACGGTGGTTGATGAAGCAGGCTTTACCCCAGAAAAACTGGCGCATCTGGCTGAGATTAAAAACAAACGTTATGGTCGTATTGAAGACTATGCCCGTGAACGTAATCTGGTCTATTTAGCCGATCAGCAGCCATGGAGTGTACCGGTTGATATCGCACTGCCGTGTGCGACGCAGAACGAACTGGACCTGCCAGCGGCACGTCAACTGATTGCCAACGGCGTTAAAGCCGTTGCCGAAGGCGCTAATATGCCTACGACTATTCAGGCAACTGATGCTTTCCTTGAGGCAGGTGTGCTGTTTGCACCAGGTAAAGCCGCCAATGCCGGTGGTGTTGCCACATCAGGTCTGGAAATGGCGCAGAACGCAGCCCGCCTGAGCTGGAAGGCCGAGAAAGTTGATGTCCGTTTGCATCACATCATGCTCGATATTCATCAATCTTGTGTTGAATACGGCGGCGAAGGTAAGCAAACCCACTATGTACACGGCGCGAATATTGCGGCCTTTGTTAAAGTGGCAGACGCAATGCTGGCCCAAGGTGTGTTGTAA
- a CDS encoding M10 family metallopeptidase C-terminal domain-containing protein — translation MFKDETKNHIRILDTNERININYKLKEIDLLAITSRNKWEHKNKNGISIVTYSFSQTIPIDYHHYKSNDGIQVYSLNAAQIHQVRTAMLATSDVANIKFIEAENDVVANIPITNALLEGSLGGYAYRPNPDNLSPIFINAKIEENLAPTQSNYGGRVFMHEFGHALGLEHTHDSMGLTQKTSVMSYLSEFYSGAIYGNNFASTPQLHDILALQYLYGTNNRTRIGNTTYGFNSNSNRDYFTATHASDKLVFCVWDAGGNDTFDFSGYHQNQRITLTKRGFSDIGGLRGNVSIADKVVIENAITGSGDDEINGNRSNNTLNGGDGDDRLWGREGNDRLFGGRGNDRLSGGKGDDFLSGGAGNDRLAGGSGDDRLFGGRGADRMKGGEGRDIFQYRNSRDSTQKYTDTIIDFTSGEDKIDLSFIMAGNNIDLVNQFSANGQTELMQKYDDVANITYLMIDFDPKISKVDMMIKFTGKHQFTRNDFIVSSPLIS, via the coding sequence ATGTTCAAGGACGAGACTAAAAATCACATCAGAATTCTGGATACGAATGAAAGAATTAATATTAATTATAAATTAAAAGAGATTGACCTATTAGCGATAACCAGCAGAAATAAATGGGAACATAAAAATAAAAATGGAATAAGTATTGTAACGTATTCGTTTAGCCAAACAATACCAATAGATTACCATCATTATAAGTCGAATGATGGTATTCAGGTTTATTCTCTTAATGCAGCGCAAATTCACCAGGTAAGAACCGCTATGCTCGCCACTTCTGATGTGGCGAATATTAAATTTATTGAGGCTGAAAATGATGTTGTAGCTAACATTCCCATCACGAATGCTTTACTCGAGGGATCTCTTGGCGGTTATGCCTATCGCCCGAATCCTGATAACCTCAGCCCCATATTTATTAATGCGAAAATAGAGGAGAATCTAGCCCCCACGCAATCAAACTATGGTGGTCGGGTATTTATGCATGAATTTGGCCATGCACTAGGCTTGGAGCATACTCATGACTCGATGGGCTTGACACAAAAAACCAGTGTAATGAGCTATTTATCTGAGTTCTACTCAGGAGCAATCTACGGGAATAACTTTGCATCAACCCCACAACTCCATGATATTTTAGCACTTCAATACCTTTACGGAACCAATAATCGTACCCGTATCGGCAATACGACTTATGGTTTCAATTCCAATAGTAATAGGGATTACTTTACTGCAACCCACGCTAGCGACAAGTTGGTATTCTGTGTGTGGGACGCCGGTGGTAACGATACGTTTGATTTTTCGGGTTATCATCAAAATCAAAGAATCACACTGACTAAGCGTGGTTTCTCTGATATTGGCGGCTTGAGAGGCAATGTCTCAATTGCAGATAAAGTCGTGATTGAAAATGCCATCACAGGTAGCGGTGATGATGAAATCAACGGTAACCGATCAAATAACACCCTAAACGGAGGGGATGGTGATGACAGATTATGGGGCCGGGAGGGAAATGATCGGCTATTTGGCGGCCGTGGCAATGATCGGCTATCCGGTGGTAAGGGCGATGACTTCTTATCTGGGGGCGCAGGCAATGACCGGCTCGCCGGCGGGAGTGGCGATGACCGGTTATTCGGCGGGCGTGGCGCTGACCGGATGAAAGGGGGAGAGGGCCGTGATATTTTCCAATACCGTAATAGCAGGGATTCCACCCAAAAATATACCGATACCATCATCGACTTTACATCTGGTGAAGATAAAATTGATTTATCATTCATTATGGCTGGTAACAATATTGATCTGGTCAATCAATTTAGCGCGAATGGTCAAACAGAATTAATGCAGAAATATGATGATGTCGCTAATATTACCTATCTGATGATTGATTTCGATCCAAAAATAAGCAAAGTCGATATGATGATAAAATTCACCGGCAAACATCAATTCACACGCAATGATTTTATTGTCAGCTCACCGCTTATTTCATAA
- the rsmJ gene encoding 16S rRNA (guanine(1516)-N(2))-methyltransferase RsmJ — protein MSQVSICLLSEAGAAPGALSILAERWGLVSDEQAIMALVLTPERLELRKRDEPKLGGIYVDFVSGTLAHRRKFGGGRGEAVAKAVGIKKGYLPRVVDATAGLGRDAFVLAALGCQVQMLERNPVVAALLDDGLCRGYQDAEIGPWLRERLTLLHASSLIALADIEPRPEVVYLDPMYPHRQKSALVKKEMRVFQSLVGADEDADGLLAPARALATKRVVVKRPDYAEPLAGIAAQAAVTTKSHRFDLYMPLP, from the coding sequence GTGTCACAGGTAAGTATCTGTTTATTGTCCGAAGCAGGCGCCGCCCCCGGCGCCTTGTCTATTTTGGCTGAGCGCTGGGGGTTGGTGTCTGACGAGCAGGCCATTATGGCGCTGGTGCTGACACCTGAGCGCCTTGAGTTGCGCAAGAGGGATGAGCCGAAGCTCGGCGGCATTTATGTCGATTTTGTCTCCGGTACGTTGGCGCATCGCCGCAAGTTCGGCGGTGGGCGAGGGGAAGCAGTAGCCAAAGCCGTCGGTATCAAAAAGGGTTATCTTCCCCGCGTGGTCGATGCCACCGCAGGCTTAGGGCGGGATGCGTTTGTTTTGGCAGCGCTGGGTTGCCAGGTGCAAATGCTGGAACGCAATCCAGTGGTGGCGGCATTGCTCGATGATGGTTTGTGTCGCGGTTATCAGGATGCTGAGATTGGCCCGTGGCTGCGTGAACGGTTGACGCTGTTGCACGCCTCCAGCCTGATAGCACTGGCAGATATTGAACCCCGGCCAGAAGTGGTTTACCTCGATCCGATGTACCCGCACCGGCAGAAAAGTGCGTTGGTTAAAAAGGAGATGCGGGTGTTCCAATCGCTGGTGGGTGCGGATGAAGATGCCGATGGTTTATTGGCACCGGCCCGTGCGTTAGCGACCAAACGGGTGGTGGTGAAGCGGCCAGATTATGCCGAACCGTTGGCAGGAATAGCTGCGCAAGCGGCTGTCACCACTAAAAGCCATCGTTTTGACCTCTATATGCCACTTCCTTGA